A window from Tenacibaculum singaporense encodes these proteins:
- a CDS encoding isopenicillin N synthase family dioxygenase has product MNKIPSVNLADFLSDDAERKQKFINEIGDAYENIGFVALKGHFLDDELVDNLYAEIKKFFDLPTDVKEKYEIPGIGGQRGYVSFGKESAKGKKEGDLKEFWHFGQYVDADSKYAKEYPENVEVEELPEFNKVGKEAYQMLEKTAKYVLRSLALHLGLEETYFDNYIKNGNSILRPIHYPPITTEPKGAVRAAAHGDINLITLLMGAQGKGLQVQNHKGEWIDAIAEDDELMINVGDMLSRHSNNKLKSTIHRVTNPPKELWGTSRYSIPFFMHPVSDMKLDVLENCIDENNPKQFEDITAGEFLDERLRELGLKK; this is encoded by the coding sequence ATGAATAAAATTCCAAGCGTAAACTTAGCAGATTTTTTATCGGACGATGCTGAAAGAAAACAAAAATTCATCAATGAAATTGGTGACGCTTACGAGAATATAGGATTTGTAGCACTAAAAGGACACTTTTTAGACGATGAATTAGTAGATAACTTATATGCTGAAATCAAGAAGTTTTTTGATTTACCTACAGATGTAAAAGAAAAATATGAAATTCCAGGTATTGGTGGTCAAAGAGGATATGTTTCATTTGGTAAAGAAAGTGCTAAAGGAAAAAAAGAAGGGGATTTAAAAGAGTTTTGGCACTTTGGTCAGTATGTTGATGCAGATTCAAAATACGCAAAAGAATATCCAGAAAATGTAGAAGTTGAAGAATTGCCTGAATTTAACAAAGTAGGTAAAGAAGCTTACCAAATGTTAGAAAAAACAGCTAAATACGTTTTACGTTCATTAGCCTTACATTTAGGTTTAGAAGAAACGTATTTTGACAACTACATCAAAAACGGAAATAGCATTTTGCGTCCAATACACTACCCTCCTATTACTACAGAACCTAAAGGAGCTGTAAGAGCTGCTGCTCATGGTGACATTAACTTAATCACTTTATTAATGGGAGCTCAAGGAAAAGGATTACAAGTTCAAAACCATAAAGGTGAATGGATTGATGCTATAGCAGAAGATGACGAATTAATGATTAATGTAGGTGATATGCTATCACGTCATAGTAACAATAAATTAAAATCAACAATTCACCGTGTAACCAACCCTCCTAAAGAATTATGGGGAACATCTCGTTATTCAATTCCATTTTTTATGCATCCTGTTTCTGATATGAAATTAGATGTTTTAGAAAACTGTATTGATGAAAACAATCCAAAACAGTTTGAAGATATTACTGCTGGTGAGTTTTTAGATGAACGTTTACGCGAATTAGGATTGAAAAAATAA
- a CDS encoding DUF6048 family protein, translated as MYKYFISLCFVFVFVNGYSQINTSKEETKEKKDTVTYKTGYGLRIGLDISKPGLAIIDKSYSGLELVGDYRVSKKWYIATELGFEDETTYEDFSSSSSKGSYIRLGANYNAYENWLDMNNEIYVGMRYGFAIFDHTLNSYQPNVSSGTENLPPYFPSNPITTPMSDNGLTAHWTELQLGIKAETFKNLFIGFSFSYKIMLSVDDQKGFKTLYTPGFNRVFESSTGFGFNYTISYLIPFVNK; from the coding sequence ATGTACAAGTATTTCATTAGTCTATGTTTCGTTTTTGTATTTGTGAACGGATACTCACAAATAAATACATCTAAAGAAGAAACCAAAGAAAAAAAAGATACCGTTACATATAAAACAGGATATGGCTTACGTATCGGATTAGACATTAGTAAACCTGGTCTTGCCATTATTGATAAAAGTTATAGCGGACTTGAATTAGTAGGTGATTATAGAGTATCTAAAAAATGGTATATCGCTACAGAGCTAGGTTTTGAAGATGAAACTACCTACGAAGATTTTTCGTCTTCTAGTTCAAAAGGAAGTTATATTAGACTTGGAGCAAATTACAACGCTTACGAGAATTGGTTAGATATGAATAACGAAATTTATGTTGGTATGCGTTATGGTTTTGCCATATTTGACCATACCTTAAATAGCTACCAACCTAATGTATCTTCAGGTACTGAAAACTTACCTCCTTATTTTCCATCAAACCCTATTACAACACCTATGTCTGACAATGGACTTACAGCTCATTGGACTGAATTACAACTAGGTATAAAAGCAGAAACTTTTAAAAACTTGTTTATAGGTTTTAGTTTTTCATATAAAATTATGTTAAGTGTTGACGATCAAAAAGGCTTTAAAACGCTATATACTCCAGGTTTTAATCGTGTTTTTGAAAGTAGTACAGGCTTCGGATTCAACTATACAATATCGTACCTAATTCCTTTTGTTAATAAATAA
- a CDS encoding DUF6452 family protein, whose translation MKKYIALFILIAGLTACEKDDFCTQNPVTPNLVLRFYDKDNTNDLKKFERLSVIAEGKTDSLFTNVTNDSIAIPLDGTSQKTVYTLKMNDVDGNIANNQTATLTIEYNPKEDFVSRSCGFRIIYENVTLNNTGWINSLSTTEIPLIDNQASAHVQVFH comes from the coding sequence ATGAAAAAATACATTGCTCTATTCATACTTATAGCAGGTTTAACGGCCTGTGAAAAAGATGATTTCTGTACACAAAATCCAGTAACACCCAATTTAGTACTTCGTTTTTATGACAAAGACAATACAAACGATTTAAAAAAATTTGAACGTTTATCTGTAATTGCAGAAGGAAAAACTGATAGCCTTTTTACAAATGTAACTAATGATAGTATTGCTATTCCATTAGACGGTACATCACAAAAAACAGTCTATACATTAAAAATGAATGATGTAGATGGTAATATAGCTAATAACCAAACGGCTACACTTACTATTGAGTACAACCCTAAGGAAGACTTTGTGTCTCGCTCATGTGGTTTCAGAATTATTTATGAAAATGTAACTTTAAATAATACAGGTTGGATAAACAGTTTATCAACTACAGAAATTCCATTAATCGATAATCAAGCTAGCGCCCATGTACAAGTATTTCATTAG
- the rlmD gene encoding 23S rRNA (uracil(1939)-C(5))-methyltransferase RlmD — MPRRERNKFVKRGQIIEILIEDYAFGGKGIGRIRSEEGVFVVFVPNTLPGQLVKARVDKSKKKYAECKLIDVLKHSNDEVTIPYQDIPGAPYIQLPIDLQHKYKQESTLSLFKRIGKVENIEDLFDEFIASPNVFHYRNKMEYGFSAIGYDRENKTDVDEFTLGFKRRGVWWMGDNLEKDSGLFDKQVEDNIKNIREYCKKTGLAPWHGPKKEGFFRYFVVRKSYKTNKLLFNLVTTSHDLSKFDLKEFANYLVELFGDRVAGLLHTINDETGDRTIATSGSVKLVYGKDKIVEELLGLNFEISMKSFFQTNPKSAEKLYTKVVDYALENKDAIDNTVVMDLFCGTGTIGQIIASKSNNTKIVGVDIVASAIEDAKKNAERNNIEGLQFYAADVGKFLNEHPQYKNKIRTIILDPARAGIAPKTLKKIINLNADRMVYVSCNPATQARDTEELMKNGYQLKKISLVDQFPHTSHIETVVLFEK; from the coding sequence ATGCCAAGAAGAGAGCGAAATAAATTTGTAAAAAGAGGACAAATCATTGAAATTTTAATTGAAGATTATGCCTTCGGCGGAAAAGGAATTGGAAGAATACGTTCAGAAGAAGGTGTTTTTGTAGTTTTTGTTCCTAACACTTTACCAGGACAGTTAGTAAAAGCACGTGTAGACAAGTCAAAGAAAAAGTATGCAGAATGTAAATTAATAGATGTTTTAAAACATTCTAATGACGAAGTAACTATTCCTTATCAAGATATTCCTGGAGCACCTTACATTCAATTGCCTATAGATTTACAACACAAATACAAGCAAGAAAGTACTTTATCTTTATTTAAGCGTATTGGTAAAGTTGAAAATATTGAAGATTTATTTGATGAATTTATCGCTTCTCCTAATGTATTCCACTATAGAAATAAAATGGAATATGGTTTTTCTGCCATTGGTTACGACCGTGAAAACAAAACCGATGTAGATGAATTTACTTTAGGTTTTAAACGTCGCGGTGTTTGGTGGATGGGTGATAACCTAGAAAAAGATTCTGGTTTATTTGACAAACAAGTTGAAGATAACATCAAAAACATTAGAGAATATTGTAAAAAAACTGGTTTAGCGCCTTGGCACGGGCCTAAAAAAGAAGGTTTCTTTAGGTATTTTGTGGTAAGAAAATCATACAAAACCAACAAATTATTATTCAACTTAGTAACCACTTCTCACGATTTATCAAAATTTGATTTAAAAGAGTTTGCTAACTATTTAGTAGAGTTATTTGGCGATAGAGTTGCTGGTTTATTACATACTATTAATGACGAAACTGGCGACAGAACCATAGCTACTTCAGGAAGTGTAAAATTAGTATACGGAAAAGATAAAATTGTAGAAGAATTATTAGGTTTAAATTTTGAAATCAGCATGAAAAGCTTTTTTCAAACCAATCCTAAATCTGCCGAAAAACTATATACCAAAGTAGTTGATTATGCGTTAGAAAACAAAGATGCAATTGACAATACCGTAGTGATGGACTTATTCTGTGGAACAGGAACTATTGGACAAATTATTGCTTCAAAATCGAATAACACTAAAATTGTTGGTGTAGATATTGTAGCTTCTGCTATTGAAGACGCTAAGAAAAATGCAGAACGTAACAATATTGAAGGTTTACAATTTTATGCAGCTGATGTAGGAAAGTTCTTAAACGAACACCCACAATATAAAAATAAGATAAGAACCATTATTTTAGATCCAGCTCGTGCGGGTATTGCACCAAAAACGCTTAAGAAAATCATAAACTTAAATGCAGATAGAATGGTTTATGTATCTTGTAACCCTGCAACACAAGCTCGTGATACCGAAGAGTTGATGAAAAACGGATATCAATTAAAAAAGATTAGTTTAGTAGATCAATTTCCACATACATCACACATAGAAACGGTGGTTTTATTTGAAAAATAA
- a CDS encoding RNA polymerase sigma factor: protein MKNLENITDTNLVLAYQSGNKKAFNVLVKKWHLQFCKFAFWMVKDTDVAKDIAQESWKVIFDSLTYLKDPTKFKSWAISIVNRKSIDYLRSNQRRTKSLKKYHQEQFRVNISEDDGDITFYKEKIKEAIAALPKNQKIVIELFYKQCYSLKEIAELLNISVGTAKSRLFHAREKLKLIIKK, encoded by the coding sequence ATGAAAAACTTGGAAAATATAACCGATACAAATTTGGTTTTAGCATATCAATCAGGAAACAAAAAGGCATTCAATGTTTTGGTTAAAAAATGGCATTTACAGTTCTGCAAATTTGCTTTTTGGATGGTGAAAGATACTGATGTTGCTAAAGATATAGCACAAGAGAGTTGGAAGGTTATTTTTGATAGTCTTACTTATTTAAAAGATCCAACAAAGTTTAAATCTTGGGCAATAAGTATTGTGAATCGAAAATCGATAGATTATTTACGCTCAAATCAAAGAAGAACTAAAAGCTTAAAAAAATATCATCAAGAGCAATTTAGGGTTAATATTAGTGAGGATGATGGTGATATTACTTTTTATAAGGAAAAAATAAAAGAGGCAATAGCAGCACTTCCTAAAAATCAAAAAATAGTTATCGAGCTTTTTTATAAACAATGTTATTCTTTAAAAGAGATAGCTGAGTTGTTAAACATATCAGTAGGAACAGCAAAATCTAGGTTGTTTCATGCAAGAGAGAAGTTAAAACTAATTATTAAAAAATAG
- a CDS encoding DUF6768 family protein, with translation MSKLEDIDALIKETLSKEEAKFYDELEEQNVLEMVGGLFEGKNKWIMYVMNVVTLVFFGLFIYCIVHFFQAEETKELIKWATGTIVFLVGVSMLKIFAWMQMDKKAIIREVKRLELQISSLSSKV, from the coding sequence ATGAGTAAATTAGAAGATATTGATGCATTAATAAAAGAGACATTATCAAAAGAAGAAGCAAAATTTTATGATGAACTAGAAGAACAAAATGTTTTAGAAATGGTAGGAGGGTTATTTGAAGGGAAAAATAAATGGATTATGTATGTGATGAATGTTGTTACCTTGGTGTTTTTTGGGTTGTTTATTTATTGTATTGTGCATTTTTTTCAGGCTGAAGAAACTAAAGAGTTAATTAAATGGGCAACAGGTACTATAGTTTTTTTAGTAGGAGTAAGTATGTTAAAGATTTTTGCTTGGATGCAAATGGATAAAAAAGCAATTATTAGAGAAGTAAAAAGGTTAGAGTTACAGATATCTTCGTTGTCTAGTAAAGTATAG
- a CDS encoding OmpA family protein, with protein sequence MKKSIIYSLSILFLAGTIFTSCKSIQNANNTQKGAAIGTAAGAVIGAVIGNNVGSKNNSELGAILGGVVGGVAGGVIGNQMDKQAREIEEALPGAEVERVGEGIKLTLGENAVRFATNKATLTSTAQANLDKLVPVFKDYENTNIVIYGYTDSTGAVDYNQKLSEKRANSVRNYLAGKGLNNSRFETKGLGVKDPIATNDTAEGRSKNRRVEFAIVANEQMIKEAKKEAGQ encoded by the coding sequence ATGAAAAAATCAATCATTTATAGTTTATCAATTTTATTTTTAGCTGGTACTATTTTTACTTCTTGTAAATCTATTCAAAACGCTAATAACACTCAAAAAGGTGCCGCTATTGGTACAGCTGCTGGTGCTGTAATAGGTGCTGTAATAGGTAACAATGTAGGAAGCAAAAACAACTCTGAATTAGGCGCTATTTTAGGTGGTGTTGTAGGTGGTGTTGCTGGTGGTGTTATTGGTAACCAAATGGATAAGCAAGCTCGTGAAATTGAAGAGGCTTTACCAGGTGCTGAAGTAGAAAGAGTTGGAGAAGGTATAAAACTTACCTTAGGTGAAAATGCTGTTAGATTTGCTACTAACAAAGCTACTTTAACTTCTACTGCACAAGCTAACTTAGATAAGTTAGTTCCTGTATTTAAAGATTATGAGAACACTAATATTGTAATTTACGGTTATACAGATAGTACTGGTGCTGTTGATTACAACCAAAAACTTTCAGAAAAAAGAGCTAATTCAGTAAGAAATTACTTAGCTGGCAAAGGGTTAAACAATAGTCGTTTTGAAACTAAAGGACTAGGAGTTAAAGATCCTATTGCTACTAACGATACTGCTGAAGGAAGAAGTAAAAACAGACGTGTTGAGTTTGCGATTGTTGCAAACGAACAAATGATAAAAGAAGCTAAAAAAGAAGCAGGTCAATAA
- a CDS encoding lipocalin family protein yields the protein MKRILFLLLLSIAVIGCKSTSVTNTKLDNKTERMLKGNWTITAVNFPGSNYLKVNSFNLEDSSCFIGSNWSFVSNNNKGEMSLNNPSTDCKDFSSPITWYVNKDGNFVLKIINTHKAKDVNTGYILRLRNVTETSFDLIDQVNVAGQVKDITYSFQRQ from the coding sequence ATGAAAAGAATCTTATTTTTATTACTGCTTTCAATAGCTGTAATTGGGTGTAAATCTACATCTGTAACTAACACTAAACTTGACAACAAAACTGAACGAATGCTTAAAGGTAATTGGACCATTACTGCTGTAAACTTTCCAGGTTCAAACTACCTAAAAGTAAACTCATTTAATTTAGAAGACTCTAGCTGCTTTATTGGTAGTAACTGGAGTTTTGTTTCAAACAACAACAAAGGAGAAATGAGCTTAAACAATCCAAGTACAGACTGTAAAGACTTTAGCTCTCCGATTACATGGTATGTTAATAAAGATGGAAATTTTGTATTAAAAATTATTAATACCCACAAAGCTAAAGACGTTAATACTGGATATATTTTAAGATTACGTAACGTTACTGAAACTAGCTTTGACTTAATTGACCAAGTTAATGTTGCAGGACAAGTAAAAGATATTACATATTCATTTCAAAGACAATAA
- the rocD gene encoding ornithine--oxo-acid transaminase has translation MAVLDQLTSQQAIDLENKYGAHNYHPLPVVLSKGEGVYVWDVEGKKYYDFLSAYSAVNQGHCHPKIVGAMVNQAQTLTLTSRAFYNDMLGKYEKFATEYFGFDKLLPMNTGAEAVETALKICRKWAYEVKGIEENEAQIIVCKNNFHGRTTTIISFSNDPVARKNFGPFTDGFIKIEYDNLQALEEALENNDNIAGFMAEPIQGEAGVYVPSEGYLAAAKALCEKHNVLFIADEVQTGIARTGQLLAVNHENVQPDILILGKALSGGAYPVSAVLANDSIMNVIRPGNHGSTFGGNPVAAAVAIAALEVVKEEKLAGNAERLGKIFREELAEFAKENELVTLVRGKGLLNAIVINDTEDSSTAWDICMELRDNGLLAKPTHGNIIRFAPPLVMNEEQLRDCINIIKKTITEFKK, from the coding sequence ATGGCTGTTTTAGACCAATTAACTTCGCAACAAGCGATTGACTTAGAAAACAAATACGGAGCACATAACTACCATCCATTACCAGTAGTATTGAGTAAAGGAGAAGGAGTATATGTATGGGATGTTGAAGGAAAAAAATATTATGATTTTTTATCGGCTTATTCCGCAGTAAACCAAGGACACTGTCACCCAAAAATTGTAGGGGCAATGGTAAACCAAGCGCAAACATTAACATTAACATCTCGTGCTTTTTATAACGATATGTTAGGAAAGTATGAAAAGTTTGCAACTGAATACTTTGGTTTTGATAAATTATTACCAATGAATACGGGAGCAGAAGCTGTTGAGACTGCCTTAAAAATTTGTAGAAAATGGGCATATGAAGTAAAAGGAATTGAGGAGAATGAGGCGCAAATTATTGTTTGTAAAAATAACTTCCACGGAAGAACAACTACCATTATTTCTTTTTCAAATGATCCTGTAGCGCGTAAGAATTTTGGACCATTTACTGATGGATTTATCAAAATTGAGTACGATAACTTACAAGCTTTAGAAGAAGCATTAGAAAACAATGATAACATTGCTGGTTTTATGGCTGAACCTATTCAAGGAGAGGCTGGCGTATATGTACCTTCTGAAGGATATTTAGCAGCAGCGAAAGCGTTATGTGAAAAGCATAATGTATTATTTATAGCAGATGAAGTACAAACAGGTATTGCGCGTACAGGTCAGTTATTAGCAGTGAACCACGAAAATGTACAGCCAGATATTTTAATTTTAGGTAAAGCATTAAGTGGAGGAGCATATCCAGTATCTGCAGTATTAGCAAATGATAGCATTATGAATGTTATTAGACCTGGTAACCACGGTTCTACTTTTGGAGGAAATCCAGTTGCAGCAGCAGTAGCTATAGCGGCTTTAGAAGTAGTTAAAGAAGAAAAATTAGCTGGGAATGCTGAGCGTTTAGGTAAAATCTTTAGAGAAGAGTTAGCTGAGTTTGCTAAAGAAAACGAGTTAGTAACGTTAGTACGTGGTAAAGGGTTATTAAATGCTATTGTAATTAATGATACTGAAGATAGCTCAACTGCTTGGGATATTTGTATGGAATTACGTGATAACGGATTATTAGCAAAACCAACACACGGAAACATTATTCGTTTTGCACCACCATTAGTAATGAATGAAGAACAATTAAGAGACTGTATTAATATTATTAAGAAGACTATTACTGAGTTTAAAAAATAA
- a CDS encoding DEAD/DEAH box helicase: MNDEKNWLQYYKNSLSDSENLAIDISKIKNLFHQKSSDLSNALINSKQAGQLLDVEERRINRLKGITKKDNPKWHKVEETKILIAPFHLVYQTDNTKFKQRTIHPFWISAIVNRSGQLSAPKDGFPLIVRNYLTPMADVKNDFIFSSIDTVLDAKDLDAPDFENSEEPIPWDEYWNYINEVFSAITFSNLYRYQVERYTTQYELTYFALSSKISTAKSILFLYENLLKNTDELPVLSKIINPYTRERQEAITDNGFLVYNHLHLGQMSNKFPLSVSQRKTLLSYLVAEENAVTAVNGPPGTGKTTLLQSLVATEFVKAAINGEEAPIILACSNNNQAVTNIIDSFINSESTMGELANRWIPDFNGYATYLPSSSKSEKKLANINYLKGNLFGHEGTLCNLENEKYISEAEYYFLTNYCQYFNTQTNSLDDVCNHLQEEIIGIQNILADGVDFSRNYINAVNYINSILVHEEDFVQKSTFKISKLQEWRTVLNDLKTSTKDTDFIDKVKHYFIDETQFESRNAEHIFKTTAETLLDAKKAAAYIKECTNNVNLLLQSHLSLKNWKYENNIKGFPFVSEEQMWAYEYEKIKTNDATQRFFYDELDIDLRHKAFLFATHYWEARWLLETREMLEENTEKGTGEYAIKAKWKRRAMLTPCFVATFYTAPSHFLYSQFQGENENGKPIFEYLPLYNFLDLLIIDEAGQVTPEVSIPVFSLTQKAFVVGDLQQIEPIWSIPKKIDQGNLTSLDIIENQNDAHLDELGFLASSGSIMKMAQNACEFETPLPAKKEQGLVLLEHRRCNDEIISFCNELAYDGILKPMKGKAKENQAFPSMMAYHIEGVSERKYNSRQNISEVKAIISWLQQNKETIQEAYDVDAIEPVLGIITPFASQKGELSKALTDAGYKVSDIKLGTVHALQGAERNIILFSSVYSNDDEGTLFFEKDNKPNMLNVAVSRAKESFILFGDTRIFDETKNTPSGILKRHLNIYEMAN, translated from the coding sequence ATGAACGACGAAAAAAACTGGTTACAATATTATAAAAACAGCTTATCTGATAGTGAAAATTTAGCTATCGACATTAGTAAAATAAAAAACCTTTTTCATCAAAAATCATCCGATTTAAGTAACGCACTCATCAACTCTAAACAAGCAGGTCAACTATTAGATGTTGAAGAACGTAGAATTAATCGGTTAAAAGGAATTACTAAAAAAGACAATCCTAAGTGGCATAAAGTAGAAGAAACTAAAATATTAATAGCTCCTTTTCATTTAGTATATCAAACGGATAATACAAAATTTAAACAACGTACTATTCACCCTTTTTGGATTAGTGCTATTGTAAATCGTTCAGGACAATTATCAGCTCCAAAAGATGGATTTCCCTTAATCGTTCGTAACTATCTAACTCCTATGGCAGATGTTAAGAACGATTTTATCTTCTCTTCTATCGATACCGTTTTAGATGCCAAAGACCTAGATGCTCCCGATTTTGAAAATAGCGAAGAACCTATACCTTGGGATGAATACTGGAACTATATTAACGAAGTGTTTTCTGCGATAACTTTTAGCAACCTATATCGTTATCAAGTAGAACGCTACACTACACAGTATGAGCTTACTTATTTCGCTTTAAGCTCTAAAATATCTACAGCAAAAAGTATTTTATTCCTATACGAAAACTTACTTAAAAATACGGATGAGTTGCCTGTACTCTCTAAAATTATCAATCCATATACTAGAGAGCGGCAAGAAGCCATTACCGATAACGGATTTTTAGTGTATAACCATTTACATTTAGGGCAAATGTCAAATAAATTCCCACTTTCCGTTAGTCAACGTAAAACATTGTTATCGTATTTGGTAGCCGAAGAAAATGCGGTTACCGCTGTAAATGGACCTCCAGGAACTGGAAAAACTACGCTATTGCAAAGCTTAGTTGCTACCGAGTTTGTAAAAGCTGCTATTAACGGTGAAGAAGCTCCTATAATTTTAGCATGCTCTAACAACAACCAAGCAGTAACGAATATTATTGATAGTTTTATCAATTCTGAAAGTACCATGGGAGAATTAGCCAATCGTTGGATTCCTGATTTTAACGGATATGCAACCTACCTCCCTTCCAGTTCAAAAAGTGAGAAAAAACTAGCCAACATCAATTACTTAAAAGGGAATTTATTTGGTCATGAAGGAACACTTTGTAATCTGGAGAATGAAAAATATATCTCTGAAGCTGAATATTATTTTTTAACAAACTACTGTCAGTATTTCAATACCCAAACAAATTCACTTGACGATGTTTGTAACCATCTACAAGAAGAAATCATTGGTATCCAAAATATTTTAGCCGATGGTGTTGACTTCTCTAGAAACTATATAAATGCTGTAAATTATATTAACAGCATACTTGTACACGAAGAAGATTTTGTTCAAAAAAGTACGTTTAAAATTTCCAAACTACAAGAATGGAGAACTGTTTTAAACGATTTAAAAACATCGACAAAAGACACTGATTTTATTGATAAAGTAAAACACTATTTTATTGATGAAACCCAGTTTGAATCAAGAAATGCTGAACACATTTTTAAGACTACCGCTGAAACACTGTTGGATGCTAAAAAAGCAGCAGCATATATAAAAGAATGTACCAACAATGTAAATCTGTTACTGCAATCACATTTAAGCCTAAAAAATTGGAAGTACGAAAATAACATCAAAGGATTTCCTTTTGTTTCAGAAGAACAAATGTGGGCATATGAATATGAAAAAATTAAAACTAACGATGCAACACAGCGTTTCTTTTATGATGAGTTAGATATTGATTTACGCCATAAAGCATTCTTATTCGCAACCCATTATTGGGAAGCTCGCTGGTTACTAGAAACTAGAGAAATGTTAGAAGAGAACACCGAAAAAGGAACAGGAGAATATGCTATTAAAGCAAAATGGAAACGAAGAGCTATGCTTACCCCTTGTTTTGTTGCTACCTTTTACACAGCACCAAGTCACTTTTTATACAGTCAATTTCAAGGAGAAAACGAAAATGGAAAACCTATTTTTGAATATTTACCGCTATACAACTTTTTAGATTTATTAATCATTGATGAAGCTGGTCAGGTTACTCCAGAAGTAAGTATCCCTGTATTTTCATTAACTCAAAAAGCCTTTGTAGTAGGTGATTTACAACAAATTGAGCCTATTTGGTCTATTCCTAAAAAAATTGACCAAGGAAACTTAACAAGCCTTGATATTATTGAAAATCAAAATGACGCACATTTAGACGAATTAGGCTTTTTAGCTTCTAGTGGAAGCATTATGAAAATGGCTCAAAATGCTTGCGAATTTGAAACACCATTACCCGCTAAAAAAGAACAAGGATTGGTTTTATTGGAGCACAGACGATGTAACGATGAAATTATTAGTTTTTGTAACGAATTGGCATACGATGGTATTTTAAAACCTATGAAAGGAAAGGCGAAAGAAAATCAAGCATTTCCATCAATGATGGCATATCATATAGAAGGAGTTAGTGAGCGCAAATACAACAGTCGTCAAAACATTAGTGAAGTAAAAGCCATAATTTCTTGGTTACAACAAAACAAAGAAACCATTCAAGAAGCATACGATGTAGACGCTATTGAACCTGTTTTAGGAATTATTACTCCTTTTGCAAGTCAGAAAGGAGAATTATCAAAAGCCTTAACCGATGCGGGTTATAAAGTAAGTGATATTAAACTAGGTACTGTACACGCATTACAAGGTGCAGAACGAAACATTATCTTGTTCAGCTCTGTATATTCTAATGATGATGAAGGAACCTTGTTTTTTGAAAAAGACAATAAGCCCAACATGCTAAATGTAGCAGTTTCTAGAGCCAAAGAAAGCTTTATTCTTTTTGGAGACACTCGAATTTTTGATGAAACCAAAAACACACCTTCAGGAATTTTAAAAAGACATTTAAACATTTATGAAATGGCTAACTAA
- a CDS encoding glycine-rich domain-containing protein, with protein sequence MKGKVTEEQLDKLLAFSDENVISRFLDMYDVTETEAEDILMETLKFLYISQIPGVFIPDDLLIIDEMWHNLILFTPLYHKLSKEYLNTSYFHHLPATKKEKDERREAMRIAPDEAKEEYLKKLEFLLSTTYDYLGEETMVKWFKVYPQKYSKENIKKLKK encoded by the coding sequence ATGAAAGGAAAAGTTACAGAAGAACAATTAGATAAACTCCTAGCTTTTAGTGATGAAAATGTAATATCTAGGTTTTTAGATATGTATGATGTTACAGAAACTGAAGCAGAAGATATATTAATGGAAACCTTGAAGTTTTTGTACATAAGTCAAATTCCAGGAGTCTTCATTCCAGATGATTTATTAATTATAGACGAAATGTGGCACAATCTTATACTGTTTACACCACTTTACCATAAGTTAAGTAAAGAATACTTAAACACGTCTTACTTTCATCATCTTCCTGCAACTAAAAAAGAAAAAGATGAAAGAAGAGAGGCCATGAGAATTGCGCCAGATGAAGCAAAAGAAGAGTACCTCAAGAAATTGGAATTTTTGTTGTCTACAACCTACGATTATTTAGGTGAAGAAACCATGGTAAAATGGTTTAAAGTATACCCTCAAAAATACAGCAAAGAAAATATTAAAAAATTGAAAAAATAA